The following are encoded in a window of Hemitrygon akajei chromosome 24, sHemAka1.3, whole genome shotgun sequence genomic DNA:
- the LOC140715693 gene encoding uncharacterized protein, whose product MQPPEEAPFLRLGPSASQVSFRPSSSGLPRPPLGPGRHSPRLTKPWGQNRGSSPGFLVPPCLAAGGDEDAGDDGVSDMVLGSLDNRFRGPLMHTHDGGSSDIMEYTQDGGLNDLMGDIEDGGSSVLLADSQDGGSSDLMGTPKMAVPVTSWGTLKMVAPVSCLQIPRTVAPVTLMGDTQDGSSSDFMGDTQDGGSSELMGDTQDGGSSDFMGECQDRCYCVGLADSQDGGSMAVNQDGESSHLPANSQDSTVTPC is encoded by the exons ATGCAGCCCCCAGAGGAGGCTCCTTTCCT AAGGTTGGGGCCCTCGGCAAGCCAGGTCTCCTTCAGGCCCAGCTCCTCAGGGCTGCCTCGCCCCCCCCTGGGCCCAGGCCGGCATTCCCCCCGCCTCACTAAGCCCTGGGGCCAGAACAGGGGCTCCAGCCCAGGCTTCTTGGTTCCGCCATGTCTGGCGGCCGGTGGCGACGAGGACGCTGGTGACGATGGCGTCTCTGACATGGTGTTGGGCAGCCTGGATAATAGGTTCAGAGGTCCACTTATGCACACTCACGATGGCGGCTCCAGTGACATAATGGAGTACACACAAGATGGTGGCTTGAATGACCTCATGGGGGACATTGAAGATGGTGGCTCCAG TGTCCTGCTTGCAGATTCCCAGGATGGTGGCTCCAGTGACCTCATGGGGACACCCAAGATGGCGGTTCCAGTGACCTCATGGGGGACACTGAAGATGGTGGCTCCAGTGTCCTGCTTGCAGATTCCCAGGACGGTGGCTCCAGTGACCCTCATGGGGGACACCCAAGATGGCAGCTCCAGTGACTTCATGGGGGACACCCAAGATGGCGGCTCCAGTGAGCTAATGGGTGACACTCAAGATGGTGGCTCCAGTGACTTCATGGGGGAATGCCAAGATCGCTGCTACTGTGTCGGGCTGGCAGATTCTCAGGATGGTGGCTCCATGGCTGTTAACCAGGATGGTGAGAGCAGCCACCTGCCGGCCAACTCACAGGACAGCACAGTGACCCCATGCTGA